The DNA segment AGGCTTGCCGGGGAAGGATTCGGAGCGGTCGAAACCTGCAACGTTCGATCCCCACTCCAGCCGAGTGCCTTGGCGACTTCCAACCGCTGCCCATCCCCCAGGATGGCAGCACGATCGATCACCGCCGCCAACTCGCGAATGTTGCCTGGCCAATCGTACGCTCGCAGCAATTCGAGCGATTCTTGATCGGGCAGGGCAGGGGCTAAACCAAACCGCAGCGCGGCCCGGTCGGCGAAGTGGTTCGCCAGTTCTTCAATGTCGTCCACCCGTTCTCGCAGCGGCGGCAAGAGAAGTGGAAACACCGCGAGGCGATACCAAAGATCTTCACGGAACTTGCCTTCGCGAACCATATTGGCAAGATCACGATGCGTTGCTGCGACGACTCGGACGTTGACATGGATCGGTGTGTTGCCACCGACTCGCTCGACGAAACCATCTTGGAGGACCCGCAAAAATCGGACCTGGGCTTCAAGTGGCAGTTCGCCGATTTCATCCAGAAAGAGCGTGCCGCCATCGGCCCTTTCGAACCAGCCTTGTCGCGATTGATCGGCTCCGGTGAAGCTCCCTTTTTCGTGACCGAACAATTGCGAGTCGATTAATTCGGACGGGATCGCCCCACAGTTCACGCGAATGAAGGGACCATCGTGACGGTCGCCGCGAACATGCAGCGACCGGGCCACTACCTCTTTGCCGGTTCCGGTTTCGCCGAGAATCAACACCGGAACATCCGAGTCCGCAACCAAGGCGACCCGTTCCATCACCAGCCGCAAACCGGTTTCCTCGCCAACGACCTTGTCGTCGAGGTTTTGCCGCCCGAGCCTTCGCAGCAAGGCTCCTCGCTCCGCCTCAGCCGCTTCCCGCAGCGCGGCCATCTCGTGCAAGCGGCGGTCGTTTTCGAGTGCAACAGAAAAGGGCTCCTGGATCGCTTCGGCGACTTGCATCTGCTTGGCCGAGAACTTCTGCGCATCGCTGGCCGCCAGCAGCAAGACACCGCTGCTGGGGTGGTCGCCTGCCAGCGGAATCGCAATCACGTCTCCGGTTAGATACTCCGGGGTAACAAGTGCTATCGGCGAAGTCGTCTTCTGATGAAGTTGGACGATCTCGCCACGGCGCAGCCATGCCTTCAGCTTTGTCATCTCAGGCCGGGTAAATGTTCGGCGATGTTCCGAAAGTGGTTGCCCCCCTTCCTGAGGCGCCGCCGCCACGGTCGAGATGCTGGCATGCTCGAAATCGAGACGGCGAACGATCAACTGCGCTAAGGGCAGCTCTTGCTCGAGCATCTGGGCGATCGTTTCGACATACTCGCCGATTTCAATATGCCGACAGGCCTGTTGCCAGACTTCCAACAAAATGTGGCTTAGCTTCGACATTCCAGACCCATCAAATATTGTGGCCATTGCGATCGCAATTCCCGGACATCCATGAAATATAACGGCCTGATGCCGCCTCATCTAGCAAACAGTGCTGGACGATCTTAGGTTTCCGTGAAATGCAATTGGTAGACCGTTGCCCATGCCATCTTCACGTTAAAACTCAAGTTGCCTGGTGTTTACCACTTCTTTCGAGGGAGTGACCTGCCACGCTCTAGCCAGCGATCGCAAGGTAATCCAAAGTTTTTCGTGTCGAGCTGTCACTTCTGCCGGGACTTAGTCGTCCTGCTTGGTAAAGCCCCGTTTTTTTGACGATTGACTCTTTGCCCTAACCAGAAGAAGGGACCACCACCATGCGTTGGACCAACACCTCGATCTTCACCATTGCTACTCTCGTCGTTGGACTTTCGGTCCTCAGTCCGGTGGCTGCTCAAGATGCCCCACACAAAGAAGTCGCCAAGCCAGCCGGTAAGTCAGCTCCGCTGATGACAATGTCGCCAAGCCCTGGCGTCGTTGTGAATGTGTTGAAGGTAGATCCGCTAAAGGCAATCCAGAGCAAACAGCCCCGTACCGCAACGATGGTCGAGGTCGTGCTCGATCCCCTCGCAGGCAGTCCACCGCATCGTCACCCAGGCCCCGTTTGCGGCTATGTGCTGGAAGGAACGTTCGAGTTTCAGATCGAAGGTAAGGAGAAACAGGTCCTGCACGAGGGAGATACCTTCTTCGAGCCAGAAATGATCCTGCATCTGGTCGGTCGCAATCCGAACCAAGAAGGCAAGACTCGCGTTTTGGCCACCATCATTCATCCGTCCGATGCGAAGCAACTTGTAATTCCTGAACCCCAGAAATAAGT comes from the Bremerella sp. JC817 genome and includes:
- a CDS encoding sigma-54 dependent transcriptional regulator gives rise to the protein MSKLSHILLEVWQQACRHIEIGEYVETIAQMLEQELPLAQLIVRRLDFEHASISTVAAAPQEGGQPLSEHRRTFTRPEMTKLKAWLRRGEIVQLHQKTTSPIALVTPEYLTGDVIAIPLAGDHPSSGVLLLAASDAQKFSAKQMQVAEAIQEPFSVALENDRRLHEMAALREAAEAERGALLRRLGRQNLDDKVVGEETGLRLVMERVALVADSDVPVLILGETGTGKEVVARSLHVRGDRHDGPFIRVNCGAIPSELIDSQLFGHEKGSFTGADQSRQGWFERADGGTLFLDEIGELPLEAQVRFLRVLQDGFVERVGGNTPIHVNVRVVAATHRDLANMVREGKFREDLWYRLAVFPLLLPPLRERVDDIEELANHFADRAALRFGLAPALPDQESLELLRAYDWPGNIRELAAVIDRAAILGDGQRLEVAKALGWSGDRTLQVSTAPNPSPASLAPAWSPPASRSPHKASEIPSLDEVMKQHIESVLRFTEGQIEGRRGAAAILKINPHTLRARMRKLQLDWSLFRPQD
- a CDS encoding cupin domain-containing protein, which encodes MRWTNTSIFTIATLVVGLSVLSPVAAQDAPHKEVAKPAGKSAPLMTMSPSPGVVVNVLKVDPLKAIQSKQPRTATMVEVVLDPLAGSPPHRHPGPVCGYVLEGTFEFQIEGKEKQVLHEGDTFFEPEMILHLVGRNPNQEGKTRVLATIIHPSDAKQLVIPEPQK